From the Hyphomicrobiaceae bacterium genome, the window GCTATCGCCGCCACCGACGATCACCACGTCGCGGCCGCGCAGGCTGTCCATCTTGCGCACGGCGTAAAACACACCTGTGCCTTCGTAGCTCTCGATGCCATCCAGCGGAGGACGCTTGGGTGTGAATGAACCACCGCCGGCAGCGATCACGACCACCTTGGTGATGAACTGCGTGCCTGCGTCGGTTATGAGACTGAAGCGGCCGTCCTCCATCTTGCTCAGCGCGTCAACGCGCTCGGAGTAGTGAAATTCTGGGCCGAACGGTTTGATTTGTTCCATGAGCCGTTCGGTAAGCTCCTGGCCGGTTACGATCGGCAGCGCAGGCACGTCGTAGATCGGTTTCTCAGGGTAGAGTTCCGCGCATTGACCTCCCGGGCGATCCAGGATGTCGATCACATGGGCCTTGATGTCGAGCAGACCAAGTTCGAACACCGCAAACAGACCGCAGGGTCCCGCGCCGATGATCACGCAATCGGTTTCAATCGTTTCGACGGCCGCCGGCGCGGCTGGTTCTTGCGGGCTCATCGCCTGTCGTCTCCGTCAGCTTGCAGTAAACTTGGGTGGTTCAGAATTGCTTTTCCGGTACGCGCAAAATCAGACCATCGAGGTCGTCGCTGACTCGAATTTGGCAGCTCAAACGGCTCTCCTCGCGCACGTCGAACGCGAAATCGAGCATGTCCTCTTCCATCTCCGAGGGCTTGCCCGTCTTCTCGCGCCAGCTCTCATCAACGTAGACGTGGCAGGTCGCGCACGCACATGCGCCGCCGCACTCGGCTTCGATGCCTGGCACGTTGTTCATCTTGGCCGCTTCCATCACGGTGAGCCCAGCTTCCGCTTCCACTGTCTGCGCCTGCCCGTCGGGCTGGATGAAGGTGATCTTGGCCATGAGGCGCTCGCCGCTCCATTGTTGGTTAATTCGAGATCCATCTCGACGCCGCGCACGGGGTCGCAAATCCCACTTGGTTCGTGTTCCCTCGCCCACCTGCAAATATGCCGAAACAGATGCCGGGGTGCGGACCACGCGCGGGGGCAGGATTAGTCGTCACAGACCGCGATTTCAAGCCGGGCGTTGGGGTTGCGAGCCATCCGCCGCACGGACGGTTGCAGGGACGGTTAAAGGGCAAGATCGGGACTCCGAGGTGCAGAAACCGCGCCTCAGCCGTAGGTCGCGGCAATGAAGTCTTCCGCCTCTTTAGCCGCAGCCGTAAGAAGACCCACCGTCTCCTCGACCTTCGCCGGATTGGAGACCCCAAGCGAGTGCTCAGCCTGCTCGGCGATCCGTGCTATCCGCCAGGCGCCGACGGCGCGTCCAGAGCCTTTCAGGGTATGAGCGGCGACCTTCCAGTCCTTCTCCGTGCGCGCAGCACCCAGCGCAGCAATGGTGGCGGGAAGCTGCGCCAGAAACAATTCCAGCACTTCTTTTTCCAACCCCGAATCGCCCAGCGTGTATCGCCGTAGGTGCTTCAAATCGACCGGTGTCGAAGGGGCGGCTTCGGCCTTTCCATAACGCTTCTGCTCTTCGTGGAATGCCGTCGCGGTCATTAAATTGCGCCCCCAGAGTCCAACACTTGGCCACCCGATCGCGCACTCAAGTCCTGATCGGAAAGCGGCCCGGCTGACCGAGATCATCTCATGTCAGAGCTAAATGGCTGTAAATCCAACATGTTGCATTCTTCTGTTTGCAGCAACACTTCGGCAATGCTTGCCGCTACACTTGCGCCAGCAATGGCTCCCTTTTTTTTGCCGGAATGCCGGGCGAAATCTTCAACACGCAACCCGGGGAAAATCTGGTTGCATCACCTAGTCTTATCGCGTTCTCCACGGCGGTGGACTGCCGGGGGAGATATGGAGATTTCTGCTTGGAGCGGGGAGGATAATTGGCCTAATCTTTGGCTCGGGAACGGGACAAGGGTTAGACCTCGAGACCTGATGGGGGCTCGGGGGTGTGAATGCGTTTCGGGGGACGTCGTGTAATGGCATTGCCGCAGGATCCTATGGCCAAACTCATGGCCGTGACCGGCCGGAGTGAGGCCGGCCGGAGTGACGACGCCTTGTCCACCACAGCGGACGAAGCCGACGCGGACGTCAACACCGACACGCCTCCAAGCCTCGGCCCTGCCACGCCGCCGCCGCTCACGGGCAAATCCACCGCCGGCGCAGCAAACGATCTCAGCGAGCCGCCGCCCCGTCGCGTCGCCCGCCGTAGACCCGCCGGACCCGTGCGCAGCAAGATCGCCGCTAACGACGACGTGCCGAGCATCGGTGGTCTGATCTATGCCCTGGAGCAGAAGCCTTCGACCAAGGTGTTCCGCACCGCCGGTATCGCCAGCGCCGCGTGGGCCGTCCTTGGGGGAATCTTCGGAGCCTACACGCTCGCCCCGCAGTGGATGGAGGGCGCAAGCTCCACTTCCATCCTTCTCAGCCCCACGACCTTTACGATCGCGGCGGCCATTCTGGTGCCGATCGCCATCGTCTGGCTGCTGGCGCTTCTCAATTGGCACGTTGCCTCGCTGGCACTGCGCTCTTCTACCATGACCGAAGTTGCGATCCGGCTCGCAGAGCCTGACCGCAACGCCGAGCAGTCGATCGCCAGCCTCGGCCAAGCCGTCCGCCGCCAAGTCTCGTTCATGAACGATGCTGTCAGCCGCGCTCTCGGCCGCGCTGGTGAACTGGAAGCGCTTGTACACAATCAGGTCGCCGATCTTGAACGCTCCTACGAGCAAAACGAGCGTCGCATCCGCGGGCTTATTCAAGAATTGACGGGCGAGCGCCACGCGCTGCTAAATACGTCCACCAGTGTCACCGAGACGCTGCGCTCGCTTGGCACGGAAATCCCGACGCTGATCGAAAAGCTCTCCACTCAACAAGTGACGCTGGCTGGGATAATCAAAGGCGCCGGTGACAACCTGTCTGCGCTCGAAACGTCGCTAGCCTCCTCCACGGGAAGATTTGAAAACGCGCTCGGCACGCGCACGCAGCAACTCCAGACCGTGCTTGAGGATTACACGACGGCCTTCTCCAGCGCCCTTGGCTCGCGTACCGAGCAAATGCGCGTTGCGTTCGACAGCTACATGCAAACGCTCGACACCACGCTCGGCAACCGCACCGAAAATCTGCAAACGGTTTTTGAGGAATATGCCAAAGCGCTGGATACGACGCTGGCAAACCGCGCGCAGGCACTGGACGTGCAGCTCGTCGAGCGTACCAAGTCGCTCGACGACGCCTTCCAGAAGCGGCTGGCGCTATTCGATGAGCAGATCCAGAAGTCGACCTCCGACATCGATCACGCGGTGTCCGAGAAGGCGGCACGACTGACAAGCGCGCTGGAGAGCCATGCCAACTCGTTCCGCGAGACGATCTCCCGCCAGGCGATGGATCTTGACGAGTCCGTCATGAACGGCATCAACTCGGTGCGTCGCACCAGCGAAAACATCACACGTCAGTCGCTGAAAGCCATCGAAGGACTGGCCAGCCAGTCCGATATGCTGAAGTCCGTCTCGGAGAATCTGCTCGGCCAAATCCACGGCGTCACGAATAGGTTCGAGAACCAGGGCCAGACCATCCTCAAAGCGGCCAACGCTCTGGAAGCTGCAAACTTCAAGATCGACGCCACGCTTCAGACGCGCCACAAGGAAATCTCTCGTTCGCTGGACCGCTTGTCGGGGAAGGCCGACGAAATCGGCAAAGTCTTCAACACCTATTCCGACAGCCTCGAAGGCTCGCTCGAATCGATGGAGAGCCGCGCGCGCGCAATCTCTCAGGAGCTGAAACAGGACACCGAAAGCCGCTCGCGCGAGCTGCTCGCGGAGCTGGAACGGGTCAAGACGCTCACCAGCAGCGAAAGCGACCGCACCTTGAACGATCTGAAGAACCGCTTCAGCGACGCTTCGGGTGAAATGACGCGAGAGTTCGCCACGCTGTCTTCTCGGCTCGCAAACGCATCGGAAGAAGCGCGCACTAAGGCCGCCGAGGCGGCTGCACAGCTCGCAGCCGAACAGACACGTATTCGCGAGGAAGCCGCGCGCCTGCCTAATACCACCCGCGAAACCGCGGAAGCGATGCGCCGCGCCCTGCAGGATCAGCTCAAAGCACTCGACCAGCTCAACCAGCTTTCTACCCGCACGAGCGCCATGCGCGACGTGATGCCACCTCAGCCCGCCGCCACCGCGCCGACGCCGCCCATTCCGGCAAGCCGCCAGCTGGCAAGCCCGAGCACACCGCCGCCCTCGTCTCCACCGCCGCCGGCACCTGCCCCAACACCGGAGCCAAACTCACGTGGGCGGGCTTCCCAATCGCGAACCGATCGCGAAGGCTGGTCACTGGGCGATCTGTTGGCACGAGCTTCGCACGAGGAAGATGTGCCTGCCGCAAGCCCTCAACCGTTCCAGCTCGATGTCGGCTTGATCTCGCACGCCATCGACGCGGCAACGGCCTCCGCAATCTGGAACCGCTTCCGCTCCGGTCAGCGCAACATCATGGTGCGCTCGATCTACACGCCTGAGACGCGGATCGTATTTGATGAGATCTCACGTCGCATCAAAGCGGATAATGATCTCGCGCAGACGGTTCAGCGCTATCTTTCGGACTTTGAGAGCATCATCAAAGACGCCGACGCGCGCGATCCTTCCGGGCGCATGGCTCATACGCACCTTGTCTCCGACTCCGGCCGCGTCTACCTGTTCCTGGCCCACGCCGCGGGCCGTGCAATCTGATCGCTGGGCCAAAGGCGCGCCGGCCTCAAGCGACTATCGCCGTTACAGAGAAAAGCGCGACCATGCGCCAGCCGATCTCTTCCATCAAAATTACCGCGACCCATGAGAGCTGGCCGCTCAAGGAGGCGTTCACGATCTCACGCGGAGCGAAGACCACTGCGGAGGTCATCCACGTCGGCGCCTCCGATGGCGAATACACTGGCCAGGGCGAGGCCGTGCCGTATCCGCGTTATGGCGAAAGCATCGACGGTGCGCTTGCGGCTTTGCGCACATTGAGCGGACTTTCCACGCGCGAAGAACTCATGACGCTGTTGCCTGCAGGGGCAGCTCGCAATGCTCTTGACTGCGCGCTCTTTGACCTCGAAGCCAAACGAGCGCAGACATCGGCCGCAGCACTTGCAGGCGCCACGAACATGGGCCCCGTTCTCACGGCCTACACGCTGAGCCTGGACACACCGGCTGCCATGGCGGCAAAGGCCCAGAGCGTTCCCCACTTGCCGCTTCTGAAGCTGAAACTTGGAGGCGAAAAAGACGTCGAACGCATGGCCGCCGTGCGACATGCCCGTCCCGATGCACGCATCATCGTCGATGCCAACGAGGCTTGGCCCGTCGAATTGGCCGAACCGCTGTTTGGTGCGGCAAAGGACGCAGGTGTCGAACTCATCGAGCAGCCTTTTGCCGCCGATGCGGACGAAGCACTGCGCAACGTGCAGCGCCTTGTCCCTCTCTGCGCCGACGAAAGCGTGCACACGCGCGCCAATCTACCCCGTCTGTGCGGGCTCTACGACGCCATCAACATCAAGCTCGACAAGGCGGGCGGACTGACCGAAGCCATCGCTTTGAAGCGCGATGCACAAGCCGCTGGCTTCCGCATCATGGTTGGCTCGATGGTGGCAACCTCGCTGGCTGTTGCGCCTGCTATGGTGCTCGCGCAAGGCGCGCAATGGGTCGATCTCGATGGCCCCTTACTTCTCGCGCGTGACCGTGAGCCAGCGATCGCCATCGAGAACGGCATCATGTCCGTGCCCGATCCCGCGCTTTGGGGATGATTGAGATTAGCTCGGCGTGCCAACTTCCTTTTGAACAGCATCGAGGCGCGACGCACACTGTGAACACAGCTGGGCACCTTGCGCATTTTTCGGTGCGGTATCATCCTTCACGGTCGGGCCGCCACATGCCGGGCACATGACATGTGTGCCAAGTTCGACGCCATGCCCCAAGGCAACGCGCTCGTCGAACACAAAGCACTCGCCGCGCCAAAGGCTCTCGCCAGGCGCCACGGTCTCCAAATACTTCAAGATACCACCTTCCAGATGGTACACCTCCTCGAAGCCCTGCGTGAGCATGTAGGCGGACGCCTTCTCACAGCGAATGCCACCGGTGCAAAACATCGCAACACGCTTGTGGCGCGCCGGGTCGAGGTTGTCGCGCACGTAGTCCGGAAACTGGCGGAACGTCCGCGTTCCAGGATCCTGCGCTCCTTCGAAGGTGCCGATCTTGACCTCGTAGGCGTTGCGCGTATCGAGGAGGACAACGTCCTCCTGGCTGATGAGCGCATTCCAGTCCTGCGGCTTGACGTATGTGCCCACCTGCATATTGGGATCGGCCTCAGGACGGCCCAACGTCACGATCTCACGCTTGAGCCGTACCTTTAGACGCGCAAAGGGCTGCTCGAGCGCATAGGATTCCTTGCTCACCAAATCGCAAAAGCGCGGATCAGCACGCAGCCAAGCCAGGAACACGGCAACGCCGGCCTCGGGGCCTGCAACCGTGCCGTTAATACCTTCATTGGCAAGCAGGACAGTGCCCACGATCGAATTGGCGCGGCAAACATCGAGAACCTGCGGCCTGAAAGATGCCGGGTCTTCGATTGAGACGAATTTGTAGAATGCGGTGACTGTGTATCTCATGGTTCGCCAATAATCCCGGCCCGAGGGCCCATCGGTCAAGCCGGTGCGCGCTGGCGTGGCGTCGCATCACGGGTAACAGCAGGCGCATCGGCGTCCGGCTCTGTAGGACTAAACAGCACCTCGCCCTGCCATTCGCGCTTGAGCACCAGTGCTCCGGCGAGCGCAACAAGCGCGATGACCGCCATGGCGGCATAGGCCGGCCCGCTGCCCCAATTGGTCAGGAATGCGCCGGACGCCAGCGTTGCAAGCCCCATGGCGACCCCTGAAGCGATGGTCGCATAGAGCGCCTGCGCGCTGCCCTGCATCGACGGCGGCACCGCCTGAGCGATGAAGTAAATGGCGCCGATGTGGGTCCCCGCGTAGGTCAGCGCGTGCAGCGCCTGAAGCGGCACGAGCACACTCAAGGGCGGATCAAACGCCATCACAACCCAGCGAACAATCGAAACGCCTGCGCCTGCGATCAGGAAGTTCGCTGCGCCATAGCGCGCCAGCAGCGGAGCTGAGACGGCAAACAGACCGACCTCGGCAAGCACCGCCACCGCCCATAGCGCGCCTCCCATACCGGCGGACAGTCCCTGCCCCTGCCAGATGAGCGTGCCATAGGTCAGCATGGTGGCGTGGGCAGCTTGAGAGCCCCCAGCGGCGATGAGAAACGCTGCAAACACCTTTGAGCCGAGAAGCTGGCGCGGTTCGCTTACATGCCACAACGGCGCCTGCGCTCGGATGCTTGCGGGCGGTGGATTGCGAACCGGCAGGACTGGAAGCAGGTGTGCAGCAACTACCGTCAGCGCGCACCCGAACGCGACTAGCCAAACACCAGCGCCCGCACCGAGCCGATCCATCAGCAGGCCGCCCAAGAAACTCGCCGCGATGAATGTCAGCGATCCCCAAAGCCGCGTGCGCCCATAATCGAGCCCACTTTCGCGCACGCCGCGCACGGCAATCGTCTCCGCGAGCGGCATCATACTGGAGTTGGCGATAACCAACGGCGCGACCAACAGCAGGACCGTCCAGAAATGCGACGCCTGCGATAGAGCCAGGACACTGAGCAGCGCGAGCCAGGCAAGCATGATCATGTAACGGCGATGGCAATCCCTGCGATCCGCCGACAGTGCCAACGTCGGCGTCACCAGCACGCGCAGAAAGAACGGCACAGCCAGGATCGCGGAGATTTCCCCGGCGCTCAAACCACGCGAGGCCAGCCAGACCGGCGTGAAAGGCACATGCATGCCCAGGATGACGAACAGCGCGCCGTAGAACACGGAGATCCGGATCGAGAGACCGCGGATTGCCGTGCGCGCTTCTTCGCCCTGGCTCGACGCCTTTCCTTGTCCCTGTCCCATCAGATCCTGTTGCTCCGCCGCAGTCTGCTCAATGGAGCAAACCGGCACGCCCCTCAATAGCCCGGCATGGTGCCACAAGGACTCAGTTTGGGCGTTCCGCGACGCATTTGGCCCCTATCCCATGGCCGCAAGAGCAGCGAATCGCGTATGCATTTCCAATGCTGTGGATAAAATTGGCCCAATGACCCATCCTTCCGCGAACCGAGCCCCCGATACCGACGATGAGTATCGCGCCATCGAGGCAGCGCTGCTTGAAACGGCGCGCGGGCGATGGTTTCTGGCTGAGCACGGCCGTCGTGCACGCCGCCTCGACAGCGCAATGCTGGAAGATGCCATCGGGCGCCTGCAGACTTCGTTGCGCCAGCCGCCTGCCCTGCTCGATCAATTGCAGCACGAGTTGCAGGACTTGAAGACGCAGATCTCGTCGTTTCGCGAACAGATGACGGCACGGCCGAGCGGACCATTGCCGACGCCAACAGCAGAGGAAGGCGCCGCTTCCCGAATGATCTTGCAGACCGCCGAAGACCTGCATGAGGTCGCTTGGTCGTTGCAGGCCAATCCATTCGATCCCAAGGGTTGCGAGCAGATCGCACGCAACGCTGCTCGTCTCTACACGCTGAGCCAGGATCAGGCCGCACACGCGGGCCGGACTCTTGCGGTGGTCGAAGCCCTGGAAAGCGCCATTGGGCGCATCAACGCGGTCCTCGACACGGTCAAATACGAGCGAGCCGTCGATGGCGGCGAAGCTGCCGAGTAGCCCTGTCGCGCACGCCCCTTAGCGCAAATTCAAGTGATGCTTTCGGACCTGCCGACCTCCCATTTCGGCCATATGCTCTTGCCCACACGTCCTTGGGCACGGCTCAGCTTCCGCAGCGGGTAACGAAAATGGCCGGACACCAAGGTCCGGCCATTTATTAAGTTATCGGCGATTGGCTCTAGTGCATCCAATTGCTGTTCAGCAGCCAATCCAGCTTCGTGCGCAAGCCAACCGACACGATATCGGCGCTTGACTCCACTTCGCCAACCAGAAGTGTAGAGCCGCCCGGTCCAAGACCAACGCCCTGCACGGTCGTCGCATCCTGGCCCCACAGATGCGCATACGCCACGTCGATGGTCATCCATTGATTGTATTCGTAGGAGGCACCCGCCGACAGCCAGAAGCGATCGCTATCAGGCACTCGAACGGTGCGTCCTTCGGCGGATTGAATGGGAGACTTCTCCCAAGCCAAGCCGCCACGCAGCGTCAACTGTTCGTTATATTTGTGCTCAAGACCAGCCGAGAACATCCAGCCGTCTTCCCAATTGAGAGGGAGTGCAGGTTGCAGCGGCACACCCGAAGCAGGACAGTACGTCCCAGCACCGTCACAGAATACTTCGAGCTGAGACAAGCGGCTCCAGTTCGTCCACTCGACTGAGCCGAGCAGCGTCCACGACGGCGTCAGATCCTGTCGCAAGCTGAGAGTGACGACCTCTGGCAGATCGAGACCTGCCGATACGTTGTCCACGCCGGGCAATCCGGAAACGTGAAAGGTGCCATCGAGATTGTGATCGAGGCCAGAGCGGAAGCCGAGGCCGATGGACGTGCCGTCGGCGGGCGTGAGCAGGATGCCGGCCGTAAAGCCGAACGCGACGTCATCACCTTTGACCGCGGACGTCGGCCCATAGGGCGAGCCAACGGCTTGCCGCAGCTGGGCGTCGATATATTGGATCTGGACACCTGCACCGATTATGACGCCAGGCGCTAATCGATAGGCAGCAGTGGGCGTGAAATTGTAGGTCACAATCCGCGACTCGCGCGCGAGCTGCGCTCCGTCCCAGCTAAAGTTGCTGTCGGTCGTCAGGCCAAATGCAACATTGGCACCCAGGCCGAGAACAAGTTGATCATTCACCTGAAGGCTATAGTAGCTCGCGGGCAAAAGAGCCGTATCGCCGATGTCGCCGCTCGAACGGCTCGATCCGGCCCCGTACAGCGCGCCACCGGTGGCCGTGATTTCAGTATCCGGCATAATGAGCGAATAGTTTGAACTGCCGTTGAAACCATCGAACTGACCAGCAGCCGCCGGGTTCCAGAACATCGAGCTAAGCGCACCGCCAGCAGCCGTGCCGGCAAACGCCGTACCCAAAAAATAGGTCGATTGCTCGTGAGGCGCGAAGCCCCCGGCCTCGGCGGAAGCTATTCCGGCGCTAAGCGCAAGCGCCACCGCCGTACCGCCAAGCGCGCATCGCTGGATCAATCCGATCGCCATTGAGTGCCCCCTGCCCTCAAACCCAGCGTCCGCATACGCTTTGGGCTATTCGTGCTCATTCTCTGAGCTGCAATCTTACCCTTCATGAGGGTTATCACTCAATGTACGTCCTGCGGTTTCCCCCCGGTTCCAAGCAGATTTGTGACAGTTGTGGTCTGCTAGCAACGTACGGTTTGGAGCTTCAGCCAACAAAAAACCGGTCCGTCGGATGACGGACCGGTTTTTGCCAAGCTCAGCTCCAGTATCCCTCGAAACGAGCTTAGCACTCCCCCCGGAGAACAACGTGATCAGGTGATCACTTCGGGGCGAAACATTGCTTATCGAAGTCTGCCTGACAAGTAGACAATGCTTCGATTATGCCAATGGTGGGCCTTAGATGCTCACTCGCAACACCGCTTCCGCATTAGCTCAATAAAATCATTGGGCTTCCGATTTATTCCTCTTTCGGCACTCGAGCGAAAAGATGATCCACAGGACCGTGGCCGCGCCCAATGTTCATGTGCGCGCCCGAATTCAGCGCATCCCACAGATATTGCTTGGCTTGTTCGGCTGCCTTTACGAGCCCGACGCCTGCCGCCAAGCGCGCCGTGAGAGCCGCAGCAAGCGTGCAACCGGTGCCATGCGTGTTCTTCGTCTCGATGCGGGGATGCGAAAATACCGTCACGTTATTCGCAGTTGCGAGATAATCGACGGCCTCCGCGCCGCTTCCGTGTCCGCCTTTCAGAAACACCGACCGACACCCCAATTTGAGAAGTGCAGCCGCCTGACGCCGTGCCTCGGCTTCTGATTCGGCAACAGGACACTCCAGCAGACGGGCCGCCTCATCGAGGTTTGGCGTGATGACGGCTGCGAGCGGGATGAGCACTTTGCGCACGGCGTCGATGGCGGCAGGCTCAAGAAGCACGTCACCGCTGGTCGCCACCATGACGGGATCGACAACGAGCGGCTTTAATCCGGATCGCTCAACAAGTTCCGCCACCGTGAGGACGGTCTCCTCGTCGCCGAGCATACCGGTCTTGGCGGCGGCCACGTCAAGGTCGCTGACAACCGCTTCATACTGGGCGCGAATGAATGCAGCGGGAACCTTCATGACGCCCGTGACGCCCATCGTATTCTGGGCGGTTAGGGCTGTAATAATGCTCGCACCGTACACGCCGAGCGCGGAAAAGGTTTTCAGGTCGGCCTGTATGCCTGCGCCACCCGAAGGATCTGATCCTGCAATCGTCATGGCGATGGGGCGACTGGTGGTCGTCATGCGCTCGCTCGCGTTTGAATCGGACTTGCTCGCCGCTATTGGCCGCTCTGGCCGTGGCGCAGGATTTCTGCCGGCAGATTGTCGGGGGTCGCCCAACGCTCGATACCTGCAAGACCTGGGAATGTATCCAGCATCCATTGTCCCAGCCAGTTCTGACCGCCCAGCAGGAACAGCAGACCGGTTGCGATCAGCAGAACTCCCATTACCTTTTCCAGCGTTCCAAAGTGCCGTTTGAAACGCTTCATGAAGCCGAGGAACGGACCGATGGCGACGGCGGCCAGAATGAAGGGAACGCCAAGCCCCAGCGAATAGACCAGCAGCAATCGCACGCCTTCGCTCATGCTGCCTTCATTAGCGGCGAGCGTCAGCACCGTTGCCAGGATCGGCCCGATGCACGGCGTCCACCCAAAGGCGAACGCAAGGCCCATGACATAAGCGCCGAGTAGCGACGCGCCATCCCTGTGTGTCTCGATGCGCGCTTCCTTGTAAAGCAGCGGGATGCGCAGAATGCCAAGGAAGTGAAAGCCAAATAGTATGATCACCGCGCCTGCCGCCATACCGAGCGGCCCGCGATAAGCCTGGATGAGTTGCCCAAAGGCGGATGCGCCAGCTCCCAGCGCCACGAACACGGTGGTGAAGCCGGCAACGAAAAAGACCGCCGCCATCACAACCTTGCGCCAGACCCGTTCATCGACGCCGTCGCTGCTGGCTAACTCATCGAACGTCGTGCCGCCGATGTAGCTTAGATAGGGCGGCACGAGCGGCAGCACGCACGGCGACAGAAAGCTCACCAGCCCGGCGAGGGCTACGCCCAAATAGATATGTGCGTCGGCAAACATGAGCGCTCCGAGAAATCTGGGGTCGGGCGTTACCGCGTCAATGCGGCGACACCGGGAAGCTCGCGACCTTCCAGCCATTCAAGGAAGGCACCACCAGCGGTCGAGACGTAAGTGAAATCCTGTGTGACGCCGGCGGCGTTCAATGCAGCAACGGTATCGCCGCCACCCGCCACCGAGACCATCTTTCCAGCCTTAGTCAATTCCGCAACCTTCTTGGCTACCTCAAAGGTGCCTGTTGCGAATTTGCGGATTTCGAACGCGCCCATCGGACCATTCCACAACACG encodes:
- a CDS encoding MFS transporter, producing the protein MGQGQGKASSQGEEARTAIRGLSIRISVFYGALFVILGMHVPFTPVWLASRGLSAGEISAILAVPFFLRVLVTPTLALSADRRDCHRRYMIMLAWLALLSVLALSQASHFWTVLLLVAPLVIANSSMMPLAETIAVRGVRESGLDYGRTRLWGSLTFIAASFLGGLLMDRLGAGAGVWLVAFGCALTVVAAHLLPVLPVRNPPPASIRAQAPLWHVSEPRQLLGSKVFAAFLIAAGGSQAAHATMLTYGTLIWQGQGLSAGMGGALWAVAVLAEVGLFAVSAPLLARYGAANFLIAGAGVSIVRWVVMAFDPPLSVLVPLQALHALTYAGTHIGAIYFIAQAVPPSMQGSAQALYATIASGVAMGLATLASGAFLTNWGSGPAYAAMAVIALVALAGALVLKREWQGEVLFSPTEPDADAPAVTRDATPRQRAPA
- a CDS encoding outer membrane protein transport protein — its product is MAIGLIQRCALGGTAVALALSAGIASAEAGGFAPHEQSTYFLGTAFAGTAAGGALSSMFWNPAAAGQFDGFNGSSNYSLIMPDTEITATGGALYGAGSSRSSGDIGDTALLPASYYSLQVNDQLVLGLGANVAFGLTTDSNFSWDGAQLARESRIVTYNFTPTAAYRLAPGVIIGAGVQIQYIDAQLRQAVGSPYGPTSAVKGDDVAFGFTAGILLTPADGTSIGLGFRSGLDHNLDGTFHVSGLPGVDNVSAGLDLPEVVTLSLRQDLTPSWTLLGSVEWTNWSRLSQLEVFCDGAGTYCPASGVPLQPALPLNWEDGWMFSAGLEHKYNEQLTLRGGLAWEKSPIQSAEGRTVRVPDSDRFWLSAGASYEYNQWMTIDVAYAHLWGQDATTVQGVGLGPGGSTLLVGEVESSADIVSVGLRTKLDWLLNSNWMH
- a CDS encoding cytochrome c biogenesis protein CcdA → MFADAHIYLGVALAGLVSFLSPCVLPLVPPYLSYIGGTTFDELASSDGVDERVWRKVVMAAVFFVAGFTTVFVALGAGASAFGQLIQAYRGPLGMAAGAVIILFGFHFLGILRIPLLYKEARIETHRDGASLLGAYVMGLAFAFGWTPCIGPILATVLTLAANEGSMSEGVRLLLVYSLGLGVPFILAAVAIGPFLGFMKRFKRHFGTLEKVMGVLLIATGLLFLLGGQNWLGQWMLDTFPGLAGIERWATPDNLPAEILRHGQSGQ
- the thiD gene encoding bifunctional hydroxymethylpyrimidine kinase/phosphomethylpyrimidine kinase, with protein sequence MTTTSRPIAMTIAGSDPSGGAGIQADLKTFSALGVYGASIITALTAQNTMGVTGVMKVPAAFIRAQYEAVVSDLDVAAAKTGMLGDEETVLTVAELVERSGLKPLVVDPVMVATSGDVLLEPAAIDAVRKVLIPLAAVITPNLDEAARLLECPVAESEAEARRQAAALLKLGCRSVFLKGGHGSGAEAVDYLATANNVTVFSHPRIETKNTHGTGCTLAAALTARLAAGVGLVKAAEQAKQYLWDALNSGAHMNIGRGHGPVDHLFARVPKEE
- a CDS encoding 2Fe-2S iron-sulfur cluster-binding protein, which gives rise to MAKITFIQPDGQAQTVEAEAGLTVMEAAKMNNVPGIEAECGGACACATCHVYVDESWREKTGKPSEMEEDMLDFAFDVREESRLSCQIRVSDDLDGLILRVPEKQF
- the dgcA gene encoding N-acetyl-D-Glu racemase DgcA, whose product is MRQPISSIKITATHESWPLKEAFTISRGAKTTAEVIHVGASDGEYTGQGEAVPYPRYGESIDGALAALRTLSGLSTREELMTLLPAGAARNALDCALFDLEAKRAQTSAAALAGATNMGPVLTAYTLSLDTPAAMAAKAQSVPHLPLLKLKLGGEKDVERMAAVRHARPDARIIVDANEAWPVELAEPLFGAAKDAGVELIEQPFAADADEALRNVQRLVPLCADESVHTRANLPRLCGLYDAINIKLDKAGGLTEAIALKRDAQAAGFRIMVGSMVATSLAVAPAMVLAQGAQWVDLDGPLLLARDREPAIAIENGIMSVPDPALWG
- a CDS encoding rhodanese-related sulfurtransferase — protein: MRYTVTAFYKFVSIEDPASFRPQVLDVCRANSIVGTVLLANEGINGTVAGPEAGVAVFLAWLRADPRFCDLVSKESYALEQPFARLKVRLKREIVTLGRPEADPNMQVGTYVKPQDWNALISQEDVVLLDTRNAYEVKIGTFEGAQDPGTRTFRQFPDYVRDNLDPARHKRVAMFCTGGIRCEKASAYMLTQGFEEVYHLEGGILKYLETVAPGESLWRGECFVFDERVALGHGVELGTHVMCPACGGPTVKDDTAPKNAQGAQLCSQCASRLDAVQKEVGTPS
- a CDS encoding Hpt domain-containing protein, whose protein sequence is MTATAFHEEQKRYGKAEAAPSTPVDLKHLRRYTLGDSGLEKEVLELFLAQLPATIAALGAARTEKDWKVAAHTLKGSGRAVGAWRIARIAEQAEHSLGVSNPAKVEETVGLLTAAAKEAEDFIAATYG